The sequence CGTCCTGCAGTTTACATGGAGGCAGCCGGAGTGCCTCCTCGCGTGGTCTTCGACGGGGCGCCGGCGGCCTGGCGGGTATGAGTGGATGAGGTCGACTTGGCGGCTGGGCGCGAGCTAAGCAGCCGGCAAGTTGGATGGGCTCGAGGCGCCAGTGAGTTGGTCGAGTTCTAGGTCAAGACTCAAGACCACTTCGACGGCCAGAAGACCTGCAGCAATGATGGGAACGGCACGACGGTGCGGCCTGAGTTTGCTTCATGTTCTCTGTTATGGCTTCAATGGACAACTCCCGTGCGTCACTGTTGGcgcaaaaccctaaaccctagctcgccggagtcctctctctctctctctgcacacTTCACTCTGGCTCGAACCAAGGAGAAAGAagaagggaggaggaaggagacacGGTGGACACAGAGAGCTTTTCCGGCGCTCGAACGCCTGCCGCACGAACGGCCAATTTTTCTCCCGAGCACGAACTCGACGCCCCAGCCATTACAAGGATCACCGCACTGGTCTTATAGCCAGAGCCGGCGCCAGGGCACGCACCCACGCCCCCTCTACCTCGTGCGCACGATCCGCCCGCTCCCCTCGTGCCCACGACGCGCGCGGTCCACGGCGGGCCTCCAACAGATCAGCCACGAGCACACCGCACGACTCGCCAACGGCCTGGCCCTAAGCCTACACACTTGGCCCACGCACACCCCGTGCTCCACATGCACGCACACACGCCACCCTGCCACGCACCCGACGCGGACCGGACCGCGCCCGACATGTCCGATGCACGCACGTACGCGCACCCGACACGCCCTGGCCGTGGCTTATTGCTAACAGTCACCATCGCAGCCATGCGGAAAGGAGACTAGGGGCGCCGGGCGCAACGGGCAGGACGACATTGAACGGGAGTGCAACAGGGAAGAAGCGGGCCGTGGTGGGGGAGGAAGTGGCGACGCAGCGGTGACCCTGTTCCTTGGGGCGCGCTGGTAATCCTGGTCCTTGTCCATGGCATCAATCTACAAGTTGCAGTCCGCCGCCTCTCCCACAAACCCGTCGCCTCCGCCCTGCACTGCACACCATGGGCGAGCACGAAAGCCCCAGCGTCCATCCAAGCAACTCACGCTATCCGGTGGCGCGTACGTGCTGCCAGCGCCGGCCAGTTCGTCGTGGCCATAACCGCAGGCCAGGACAACACCGTCGTGTTAGTGCCGCCAAGCACACTGCTGGCACCGGTGGTGTTGGGACATCAGACTGTATCAGCCGGGGTGAGCATGGCGGCTCGGCTGCAGCAGAGCGACGGATCCTTGACGCCACAGAGGTGCACTCGAAAGCGATGACGAAACACCTGACTCAGCCGGACGAACACCGAACAGAGAACCCAAAAAAGCACAACCAACATAATCCTTTGCCACTGTTAACAGATAGGCAGCcaactctctcccctctccctcgtgcgCACGTCTTGCATGCATGATCTCCATGATCTCATGCAACGTCGCTATGCCGGGGGCTCCGCGCCTTGTGTTGTACCTGTACTATATATTCATTGAGCAATTCATCGGCAGCACCTAAGGTGcattgcctcttcttcttcctgcCTTTCACAGCCACGCCCCCTCACCAGAAAGACGGGTAGTAGCCAGCTTCCTAGGAGGCCTGCAGCATGCAGATTAGTTCTCTTCTATAGATGCgtattccctccattcccaaaAGTAAGGCGTGTTTTGTTTCGTTAAAACATGCATTTGATCAATAATTATACTCCATAAATACAAGGTTATATGACATGAAATTTGTTTGACTAGAGCCGTAGTTAAAAGTACTTTGTTATAATACTAGTGATTTTGAGGGAAAGACGTGCAATTTAATGTCCATCCAAACACACATACGCAACCCAGCCAGGCCCATTCCAATTGTTTGGCCGGGCAGCTCAGGGTTCCAATCCAAAACAAGCTTTTGGTAACCTTTTCGCTAGGTCCAAATTCGTCAAAGCGAAAGACGATGCCTTATCTTATGTATTTGGATTTTCAGGTAAGAAATGGATCACAAAGATAGATGAATGAGGAGAATTTACTACACTCAAAAGCAAAAGCAAACATCCCGACTCTTTCTTGTTTGACGGGCTTACACTAACCATGATGATATTTTCGTATACATAGTTTATTGTGCATGAAGGTGCTTATTCTGCCTTTTTATTTTCGTTTAGTGTTCATCTTGTACACCATAATGTTATCAGAAATTCAAGCCTAAAGTACGGATGACATTTGAAGGGTTCGCGGTTGCGGAAGACGCTTGCCGTAACGTCACAATATTCGTGTTGCCATCGTAGTGAATTTCCAGCATGTTAATTGCAACAGGCGTGTTCCTGTTACCTGTTATTTCAAAGCTATTTGAGATACAAAAGGCTTATGTAATCCCGCAAGAAACATAAATTCGGAAATCTACAAACTAGCTCTTACTGTTTCACACGGTTTTTACACCAAAATTCAAGAGAGAGGAAATTTATAATCATATTACGCCCGTACAAAACAAAAGAGTAAATTTCTAATAATACCTGGCATGTCATATGGATTTGAGTTTACATAACCAATTTATAATTTTGTGGTTTCATTCCTTGACCCAATTTTTTTCATGAGAAAAGATTCCTAGTGAAAAACCTTGTATCCAAATAATGATCCCCTCGCTTTATGGGTTTCCTTCCATTTATTTCTTCGGTTGACAAAATATTGACTGAATGATAGGAATGCACAGTGTAATTTTCGCATCGCTGCCGTCCATTCGCCACCGATCCGACCGTCCATTGCCTGTGGTCGCGGATCGTCGGGCCCACACCATCCCCTTCCCGCGCCGTTTAAATAGTCTGCCCAAACCCGTCGTCCAACACAACACTCAAATCTCAAATCCCCATCGCCAAATCTCTCCGCAGCAGCACACTCCCGCCCTCTGAAATCCCCCATCGCGCCAAATCTCAAATCACTCTAGCCGCCATGGACGCCTCGGCCACCGGCGCCGTCTCCAAGGTGAAGAAGTACGTGGTGGGGCGCAAGCTTGGCGGCGGCCCTAGGAAGAAGGCGGTGGCTCGATCCGTCAAGGCCGGGCTGCAGTTCCCCGTCGGCCGCATCGGCCGCTTCCTCAAGAAGGGTCGCTACGCGCAGCGCGTCGGCATGGGCGCCCCCGTCTACCTCGCCTCCGTCCTCGAGTACCTCGCCGCCGAGCTTCTAGAGCTCGCCGGGAACGCCGCCAAGGACAACAAGAAGTCCCGCATCATCCCGCGCCACCTGCTGCCCGCCATCCGGAACGACCAGGAGCTCGGCAAGCTGCTCGCCGGCGTCACCATCGCGCACGGCGGCGTGCTGCCCAACATCAACCCCGTGTTGCTCCCCAAGAAGACGGCTGAGAAGGAGCCCAAGTCGCCCAAGAAGGCCGCCAAGTCCCCCAAGAAGGCTTAGTCGATTACTAATGCTTCGTAATAGAATTAATGTTCGCTGTTTAAGTAATGGTGTTGATATAGTATGATCTGTTCTGCTTTGGAAAAAAAATGTCAGAAATCTCTCTGACTTATAGTAAATTCTCTTGCTGTCATCCGTCTGTTCATGATTTTGCAATGCTATGGAGTTTTACATCTGTGCGGTGGGACGAATAGTTGTATCTACCAATCGTCTGAATCTGATAAATTCACTTGGTCTGGTTATTAGAAAAACTCTGAGTTGCAAGCTGAAGAAACCGAGAAGCATCCCAAACCTGCAGTGCGAGTTCAGGTTCAGACATTTGTGCATGTCAAGTACTACCAAATGCCAACGTTTCACTTGTACTTTGTCCAGCTGCTGTAGTCACGGAAGCATTTTCCTGTAATTGGTTGTCGCCCAACCAGGTATCACCACATTCTAAAACATGATGTAGCATAAAGGAGCATCCCCTAACTAGAAAGACTAGTGAAAGTCAGTTGCAAGATTAACAAGTCAAGGAGCAACCCCTAACTGCAGTCATGTATGAGGTCAGAATTCAGATACACTGGAATCTAGGTTCAGACATTTGAATATATAAAGTACTATGTCCAGCTTATGCAGGAGTAATGGGTTGTGTCACAAGATCACTACATTCGAGAACATGTAACATGTTGCTTGATGACTGAATAAGTTCTGTTGCACATCTCTGTTTCAGTGAAATCGGGCAATCGGGAAGACTGCTAGCAAGACCACCGAGAGCACTCGCAGGAAGGGGTATAACTTTTGAAGAATATACAAATAGgtagagtttttttttttttgcatagaaATGGGCAGAGCAGTTAGCAAGTGAGGAAAGGAAACACTTCAAAGAGTGAGTTTATCCTTTTTTCTAAGTTTCATTTATTGTTCTAAGTTTCATTTGGGATATTTTCATAAATGTTttattttattggctcaaaatagATTATCAAGATGATATATAACATAATAGGCGCACACCCTGCCtatgcatagttaggatgcacacaaccaacatcaACTCAAACACACACACGCAAAAACACGCCAGCAACTAGCAAAGTCATATATGACCAAAATTATGCATATgcgaggaaaaaaggaaaaaataatccTCGAAGCAATTAGATTTGCGATAAGCAAACTACACCAGTGACCATATCCGTACTAACCACCTAATTACATCACATGGACGACAAGGTTCTTCAAAAGTAACACCTTCGGGAAGGGAGCGACACTCAAGCGCCGCCATCACTGGATGCAACCATAAGGCCAAACTATGTGTTTTCACCTTGAAGAATCGATCTGAATATATTCGAGTAATGCCTTTAAcaagagtaaatagcataaaactacttcTTTACAGGCTAAGGTTTCAAAAAGCTACTTTAGCAGCTCCACGGATTCATCCTGACTCCAATGAAGCTTCAAGACTGGTGGCCGCAGGTATAAGGGCATTTCTAACCGCTTCCCAATAAATAGTGGAGTATCCGGTGGAGTAAACCCTTAGTGGACTAAATTTACTCCACTAAGTTTTGTTTGGACATAGCCGATCCCCTATGTATAACGGAGTAAAAAAAATCATTTGCATTTCATTTTGGGCCACCGAAACACATTTATTTGCTTCTTTTTTCATTCAACGACATTTTGATACATTGAAGTGCATAATTCACCAATTCCTTGCCATgagagcaagaccaaagaaaataagaaccacAATTAGATATTTTGAAAGATATCCAATTTCTGTAACTGCTCCGAGTAGCTGGATTAATATCTTCTCTGTgtcttcattgttgatctgcggctTCTCGAGTTTGCACACTTTTTTATTCTTCGGTTCTAAAGGAGTAGACGTTGCTTCGcatctaatctcatctctagcctgtATTCTAGCAACGAGTGCATGAACATCTATCAATTTTCGTGCAATAGATCGACGTATTCTTCTTCCTAATACCAAAA comes from Triticum aestivum cultivar Chinese Spring chromosome 5B, IWGSC CS RefSeq v2.1, whole genome shotgun sequence and encodes:
- the LOC123117269 gene encoding probable histone H2A.5, producing MDASATGAVSKVKKYVVGRKLGGGPRKKAVARSVKAGLQFPVGRIGRFLKKGRYAQRVGMGAPVYLASVLEYLAAELLELAGNAAKDNKKSRIIPRHLLPAIRNDQELGKLLAGVTIAHGGVLPNINPVLLPKKTAEKEPKSPKKAAKSPKKA